The following proteins are encoded in a genomic region of Halopelagius longus:
- a CDS encoding carbohydrate ABC transporter permease, whose product MGTTETTETTSSSSEEVGWERKLRYFLNSDFVRSSPYWGIPFLIMGIAVYGGIGFNLSISLTDAKGLTPPDYSTLDFEMYRQALASDAFRQAAQNNFVLLVVFTTVCLLLGLFLAVLLDHGIRYKDKIQTIYLLPMSLSFVVTAQMWLWMFNQQNGLLNIIVTALGFEPIDWIGNPSIALGSVIFALIWQFSGYTMVVYLAGLQSLPDDQFEAARVDGASTVKTYLRIIIPQLKESSVSAAVILMVFALKAFTFLYALTGRYRPPNGTDILATLMVRQAFKFGKWAYSAAIATYLLLLALGVIAPYLYYQYKQGSL is encoded by the coding sequence ATGGGTACGACCGAAACGACCGAAACGACCTCGTCGTCGTCCGAGGAGGTGGGCTGGGAGAGGAAGCTCAGGTACTTCCTGAACAGCGACTTCGTCCGGTCGTCGCCGTACTGGGGGATTCCGTTCCTCATCATGGGAATCGCCGTGTACGGCGGCATCGGGTTCAACCTCTCAATCTCCCTGACCGACGCGAAAGGACTGACTCCGCCGGATTACAGCACTCTGGACTTCGAGATGTATCGACAGGCGTTGGCTAGCGACGCCTTCAGGCAGGCCGCGCAGAACAACTTCGTGCTCCTCGTCGTATTCACGACGGTCTGTCTGCTTCTCGGTCTGTTCTTGGCGGTACTTTTGGACCACGGCATCCGGTACAAGGACAAGATTCAGACCATCTATCTGCTCCCGATGAGTCTCTCGTTCGTCGTCACGGCGCAGATGTGGCTCTGGATGTTCAACCAACAGAACGGGCTTCTCAACATCATCGTGACCGCGCTCGGCTTCGAGCCGATAGACTGGATCGGAAACCCGTCCATCGCGCTCGGGTCGGTGATATTCGCGCTCATCTGGCAGTTCAGCGGGTACACGATGGTCGTCTACCTCGCCGGACTCCAGTCGCTCCCGGACGACCAGTTCGAGGCTGCTCGCGTCGACGGCGCGAGCACGGTCAAGACGTACCTTCGCATCATCATCCCGCAACTCAAGGAGTCGTCGGTCAGCGCCGCCGTCATCCTGATGGTGTTCGCCCTCAAGGCGTTCACGTTCCTGTACGCGCTCACGGGCCGGTACCGCCCTCCGAACGGCACCGACATCCTCGCGACGCTGATGGTTCGGCAGGCGTTCAAGTTCGGTAAGTGGGCCTACTCGGCCGCCATCGCCACCTACCTGCTCCTCTTGGCGCTGGGAGTCATCGCACCGTACCTCTACTACCAGTACAAGCAAGGGAGTCTCTGA
- a CDS encoding beta-galactosidase, protein MNTGVCYFPEHWDREQWEADIERMAESGIEYVRMAEFSWNRMEPEPGVYEFEWLEEAVNLVGDSGMKAVLCTPTATPPKWLLDEYPSIRQEGRDGTPREFGSRRHYCFNSPVYRRESRRIIEKMAARFADDEYVAGWQTDNEFGCHDTTRCYCDDCASAFRTWLREKYDSVDALNEAWGNAFWSQEYGSFAEVDLPGPTPAQDQHHPSRLLEYKRFASDSVAEYNRLHTGILREANSEWFVTHNFMGNFPDIDAFSVSEDLSFAAWDCYPTLFSQQIPDAPDPASEEGATFQRVGDPDMIGMNHALYRGASDGPFWVMESQSGDIRAYPYSAEPADGMVRLWSHQAVAHGCDVVSYFRWRRCRFGQEQYWGGLNNYDGSPDRGLAEATEAAEDFAELPNLDAPSGDVAMLVDYDSLWALETEPHTPEFHYFAHLRAYYRAFRSRGVTVDLVPASRDVSEYAAVVAPSLHLVDQELSERLAEYVSDGGELLLTIRTAMKDEYHKLRDELAPGPLAEPLGARVGQHESLAPGLEKRVRYDGETYEYRTWAEWLTADEATVVGRHETGVAEGEPAIVRNDYGNGHAAYAGVWPEAELADAITTTLLERADVPFGERLPEFVRLAERDGYTWVLNFRAEPLEIDPGNRTPTLGGTTIRGRDLAIVDAPPHEIDLIEEG, encoded by the coding sequence ATGAACACGGGAGTCTGTTACTTTCCCGAGCACTGGGACCGCGAGCAGTGGGAAGCTGATATCGAGCGGATGGCGGAATCGGGGATCGAGTACGTCCGCATGGCCGAGTTCTCCTGGAACCGGATGGAGCCCGAACCGGGGGTGTACGAGTTCGAGTGGTTAGAGGAGGCCGTAAACCTCGTCGGCGACTCCGGGATGAAAGCGGTACTCTGTACGCCCACGGCGACGCCGCCGAAGTGGCTTCTCGACGAGTACCCGAGTATCCGCCAAGAAGGGCGGGATGGTACGCCCCGCGAGTTCGGTAGCCGTCGGCACTACTGCTTTAACTCGCCGGTGTACCGGAGGGAGAGTCGTCGGATCATAGAGAAGATGGCGGCTCGCTTCGCGGACGACGAGTACGTCGCCGGTTGGCAGACAGACAACGAGTTCGGCTGTCACGATACGACGCGTTGCTACTGTGACGATTGCGCTTCGGCGTTCAGGACGTGGCTCCGGGAGAAGTACGACTCCGTCGACGCCCTCAACGAGGCGTGGGGGAACGCGTTCTGGAGCCAAGAGTACGGGTCGTTCGCCGAGGTCGACCTCCCGGGTCCGACGCCCGCGCAGGACCAACACCACCCGTCTCGCCTGTTGGAGTACAAGCGGTTTGCGTCCGACAGTGTCGCGGAGTACAATCGGCTTCACACGGGGATTCTGCGGGAGGCGAACTCCGAGTGGTTCGTCACTCACAACTTCATGGGCAACTTCCCCGACATCGACGCCTTCTCCGTGAGCGAGGATCTGAGCTTCGCGGCCTGGGACTGCTATCCGACGCTCTTCAGCCAGCAGATACCGGATGCGCCGGACCCCGCCTCGGAGGAGGGAGCCACGTTCCAGCGGGTCGGGGACCCGGATATGATCGGTATGAACCACGCACTCTACCGCGGCGCGAGCGACGGGCCATTCTGGGTGATGGAGAGCCAGTCCGGCGACATCCGTGCGTATCCGTATTCGGCGGAACCCGCCGACGGGATGGTCCGACTCTGGTCCCACCAAGCGGTCGCTCACGGCTGTGACGTCGTCTCGTACTTTCGCTGGCGACGATGCCGCTTCGGACAGGAGCAGTACTGGGGCGGACTGAACAACTACGACGGTTCACCGGACCGGGGCCTCGCGGAGGCGACGGAAGCCGCCGAGGACTTCGCGGAACTCCCGAATCTCGATGCGCCGTCCGGGGACGTGGCGATGCTCGTAGATTACGATAGCCTCTGGGCGCTCGAAACCGAACCCCACACGCCCGAATTCCACTACTTCGCGCACCTTCGAGCGTACTACCGAGCGTTTCGCTCCCGGGGCGTGACCGTGGACCTCGTGCCGGCGAGCAGGGACGTGAGCGAGTACGCGGCGGTCGTCGCACCGTCGCTGCACCTCGTCGATCAGGAACTCTCCGAGCGGTTGGCCGAGTACGTTTCCGACGGCGGCGAACTGCTTTTGACGATCCGAACCGCGATGAAGGACGAGTACCACAAACTCCGAGACGAACTCGCACCCGGTCCGCTAGCGGAGCCTCTGGGCGCGCGCGTCGGGCAACACGAGAGTCTCGCACCCGGCCTGGAGAAACGGGTCAGGTACGACGGTGAGACCTACGAGTACAGGACGTGGGCGGAGTGGCTCACCGCGGACGAAGCGACCGTCGTCGGCCGACACGAGACCGGTGTCGCCGAAGGCGAACCGGCTATCGTCAGGAACGACTACGGTAACGGACACGCCGCGTACGCCGGCGTTTGGCCGGAAGCGGAACTCGCCGACGCGATTACGACGACTCTCCTCGAACGGGCCGACGTTCCGTTCGGCGAACGCCTCCCCGAGTTCGTTCGACTCGCCGAACGCGACGGCTACACGTGGGTCCTGAACTTCCGAGCGGAGCCTCTCGAGATTGACCCCGGAAACCGAACCCCGACGCTCGGCGGGACGACGATTCGTGGCCGCGATCTCGCCATCGTTGACGCACCGCCGCACGAGATAGACCTCATTGAGGAAGGGTGA
- a CDS encoding glycoside hydrolase family 127 protein → MSEHEQTTDEIKLSDVEIDDGFWSPWVTRNRDVTIEYQYEQLEESGTLENFRRARDGKEGGFQGMWFQDSDAYKWLEAASYELAKTDDPALRERVDEVIELVAAAQEDTGYINTYFQLVEPEMKWTNLNIMHELYCAGHLIEAAVAHYEATGEESLLDVAINFADHVDDVFGDRIDGVPGHEGIELALVRLYRVTDDERYLDLAQYFVDLRGHDDRLEWELEHSDEIGGHSWDDGALIPAAGGGSLFLDEDGEYVGTYAQAHAPVREQETVEGHSVRAMYLFAGVTDLVAETDDEELFEAMKRLWENMTTKRMYVTGGIGPEREHEGFTEDYDLRNEDAYAETCAAIGSIFWNQRLLELTGEAKYADVIERTLYNGFLAGVSLDGTRFFYENPLESSGDHHRKGWFTCACCPPNAARLFASLGQYVYSNVDGSLTVNQYVGSTVTTTVDGTEVELTQSSSLPWSGEVTLTVDADGPVPVRLRIPEWTTDASVLIDGEEVDQSGEEYVELDGEWGGDRIEIRFERETELVRAHPAVESDAGRVAVERGPLVYCAEAVDNDRPLHQYALASDGAIDAEHRNDLLDGVTILEADAKVPALDGWEGTLYRRDDETDTESAQLTMVPYYLWDNREPGEMQVWTRVE, encoded by the coding sequence ATGAGCGAACACGAGCAGACAACAGACGAGATCAAGCTATCGGACGTCGAAATCGATGACGGGTTCTGGTCTCCCTGGGTGACCCGGAACCGCGACGTGACGATCGAATATCAGTACGAACAGCTCGAAGAATCGGGGACGCTGGAGAACTTCCGCCGCGCCCGCGACGGGAAAGAAGGCGGCTTCCAGGGGATGTGGTTCCAGGATAGCGACGCCTACAAGTGGCTCGAAGCGGCGAGTTACGAGCTCGCGAAGACCGACGATCCTGCTCTTCGAGAGCGGGTCGACGAAGTGATCGAGCTAGTTGCCGCTGCACAGGAGGACACCGGCTACATCAACACGTACTTCCAGCTCGTCGAGCCGGAGATGAAGTGGACGAACCTCAACATCATGCACGAGCTGTACTGTGCCGGTCATCTGATCGAGGCCGCAGTCGCTCACTACGAGGCCACCGGCGAGGAGTCACTGCTCGACGTGGCCATCAACTTCGCTGACCACGTGGACGACGTCTTCGGTGACCGGATCGACGGCGTTCCCGGACACGAAGGGATCGAGCTCGCACTCGTCAGGCTCTATCGGGTTACGGACGACGAGCGCTATCTCGACCTTGCACAGTACTTCGTCGACCTCCGAGGCCACGACGACCGTCTCGAATGGGAACTCGAACACTCCGACGAAATCGGTGGCCACTCGTGGGACGACGGCGCACTCATTCCTGCTGCGGGCGGGGGAAGTCTGTTCCTCGACGAGGACGGCGAGTACGTCGGCACGTACGCGCAGGCCCACGCTCCTGTCCGGGAACAGGAGACAGTCGAGGGACACTCGGTGCGAGCGATGTATCTCTTCGCGGGGGTCACTGACCTCGTGGCGGAGACGGACGATGAGGAGTTGTTCGAGGCGATGAAACGCCTCTGGGAGAATATGACGACGAAGCGGATGTACGTGACCGGGGGCATCGGCCCCGAACGCGAGCACGAGGGCTTCACCGAGGACTACGACCTCAGGAACGAGGATGCCTACGCCGAGACGTGTGCGGCCATCGGGAGCATCTTTTGGAACCAGCGACTGCTCGAACTCACGGGCGAGGCGAAGTACGCGGACGTGATCGAGCGGACACTGTACAACGGGTTCCTCGCCGGCGTCTCGCTGGACGGTACGCGGTTCTTCTACGAGAACCCCCTGGAGAGTTCGGGTGACCACCATCGCAAGGGGTGGTTCACCTGCGCCTGTTGTCCGCCGAACGCCGCGCGCCTGTTCGCGTCGCTCGGACAGTACGTCTACTCGAACGTCGACGGGTCGCTCACTGTCAACCAGTACGTCGGCAGCACAGTGACGACGACCGTCGACGGGACCGAGGTCGAACTCACCCAGTCGAGCTCGCTGCCTTGGTCCGGTGAGGTCACACTCACTGTCGACGCTGACGGGCCGGTCCCGGTCCGCCTTCGGATCCCCGAGTGGACGACCGACGCGTCCGTCTTGATCGACGGAGAGGAAGTCGACCAGAGCGGCGAGGAGTACGTCGAACTCGACGGTGAGTGGGGCGGCGACCGGATCGAGATCCGCTTCGAACGGGAAACCGAACTAGTCCGTGCTCATCCCGCGGTCGAGAGCGATGCGGGCCGAGTCGCCGTCGAACGGGGCCCGCTCGTCTACTGCGCCGAAGCAGTCGACAACGATCGACCACTCCATCAATACGCACTCGCTTCAGACGGCGCTATCGACGCGGAGCACCGCAACGACCTGCTCGATGGAGTGACCATCCTCGAAGCCGATGCGAAGGTGCCGGCGTTGGACGGATGGGAAGGGACGCTGTACCGCCGCGACGACGAGACGGACACCGAGTCCGCACAGCTCACGATGGTCCCCTACTATCTGTGGGACAACCGAGAACCCGGCGAGATGCAGGTGTGGACCCGCGTCGAGTAG
- a CDS encoding ABC transporter ATP-binding protein, whose amino-acid sequence MGEIEIDNLTKRFGSTTAVDGLSLDIEDGEFLVLVGPSGCGKSTTLRCLAGLESESSGDIYIAGDHMNYRVPQNRDIAMVFQDYALYPHMTVRQNMRFGLEEEEGYTAEERDERVEEIGEMLGIANLLDRKPDELSGGQQQRVALGRAIVRDPEVFLMDEPLSNLDAKLRAQMRTELQRLQNRFGVTTVYVTHNQTEAMTMGDRIAVMNDGELQQVGEPLELYHAPANRFVAGFIGEPMMNFLEGTYDDGVYRGEHIEYPFDEQIREHVDGASEVVLGVRPEDVELHPARDGAEATLDDHQFLMEVAVVEPHGNQNIVYLNPVDETGTETLLQAVVGGTDDPQPGMRVIVGIDPETVHVFDARTGEALHNRRFESEREVTV is encoded by the coding sequence ATGGGAGAAATCGAGATCGACAACCTGACGAAGCGGTTCGGAAGCACGACGGCGGTCGACGGGCTGAGCCTCGACATCGAGGACGGAGAGTTCCTCGTCCTCGTCGGCCCCTCCGGATGCGGGAAGTCCACCACGCTTCGGTGTCTCGCCGGGCTGGAGTCCGAAAGTTCCGGCGACATCTACATCGCGGGCGACCACATGAACTACCGCGTCCCGCAGAACCGGGACATCGCGATGGTGTTCCAGGACTACGCGCTGTATCCGCACATGACCGTCCGACAGAACATGCGCTTCGGCCTCGAAGAGGAGGAGGGGTACACGGCCGAGGAGCGCGACGAGCGCGTCGAAGAGATCGGAGAGATGCTCGGTATCGCGAACCTCCTCGACCGTAAACCCGACGAACTCTCGGGCGGACAGCAACAGCGCGTCGCCCTCGGCCGCGCCATCGTACGGGACCCGGAAGTGTTCCTGATGGACGAGCCGCTGTCGAATCTGGACGCGAAGCTCCGGGCGCAGATGCGCACCGAACTCCAACGGCTCCAGAACCGATTCGGCGTCACGACGGTGTACGTCACGCACAATCAGACGGAGGCGATGACGATGGGCGACCGCATCGCCGTGATGAACGACGGCGAACTCCAGCAGGTCGGCGAACCGCTGGAACTGTACCACGCCCCGGCGAACCGGTTCGTCGCCGGCTTCATCGGCGAGCCGATGATGAACTTCCTCGAGGGAACGTACGACGACGGCGTCTACCGCGGCGAGCACATCGAGTACCCGTTCGACGAGCAGATTCGAGAGCACGTCGACGGCGCCTCCGAAGTGGTGCTCGGCGTCCGCCCCGAGGACGTCGAACTCCACCCCGCCCGCGACGGAGCCGAGGCGACGCTCGACGACCACCAGTTCCTGATGGAGGTGGCTGTCGTCGAACCGCACGGCAATCAGAACATCGTCTACCTCAACCCCGTCGACGAGACGGGCACGGAGACCCTCTTGCAAGCCGTCGTCGGCGGCACCGACGACCCCCAACCGGGGATGCGAGTGATCGTCGGTATCGACCCCGAGACGGTCCACGTGTTCGACGCGCGGACCGGCGAAGCGCTCCACAACCGTCGCTTCGAATCCGAACGGGAGGTGACGGTCTGA
- a CDS encoding family 43 glycosylhydrolase — translation MTDSHGKRRFDRRSVLKVIGTGIAGTAAAGRASETVSATTDGSTHYHNELYGPHFPDPTIHRDDSGTWWAYGTNMDRSDGSNDSEELLIPILRSDNLHEWTYVGEAFDSRPGWTYGSIWAPDIHYYDGEWVMFYSLSPRPWESGEFGIGLAKSDTPDGPFTDYGQILGDNDHEGGGSIDGYFVEHDGTPYLFWGSFQGIYVTELTADLQDWKPSTLQQVAGQAYEGTCVFRRNGYWYLFVATGTCCDGYSSTYEVEVGRSQSLFGPYTDPSGTDMLNYDANNAGVAQLTANSRFAAPGHGDIATDDNGRDWFVYHAYDRNDQEYVDDVPARQFFLDRVEWTEDDWPLIAGDKTPSLQSVEPNANDTGVLDDGIYRIANENSGKLLEVADAGTADGDNVRQWSNSGCACQRWWVEYVGGGEYRIVNQNSNRALDVTDGSTANGASLQQWGWWTGPSQKWEIVENGDGTYRLRNVNSGKVADVLNASTEDGADVVQYDWTGDANQRWSFDFVKTVQPADDGRPW, via the coding sequence ATGACAGACAGTCATGGCAAGCGACGGTTCGATAGGCGCAGCGTTCTGAAAGTTATCGGCACCGGTATCGCAGGCACGGCCGCGGCCGGGCGCGCCAGCGAGACGGTTTCGGCGACGACGGACGGATCGACGCACTATCACAACGAACTGTACGGGCCGCACTTCCCGGATCCGACCATCCATCGCGACGACAGCGGTACGTGGTGGGCGTACGGGACGAACATGGACCGGAGCGACGGGAGCAACGACTCCGAGGAGCTTCTGATACCGATACTCCGGTCGGACAACCTCCACGAGTGGACGTACGTCGGGGAGGCGTTCGATTCGCGACCGGGGTGGACGTACGGGTCCATCTGGGCGCCGGACATCCACTATTACGACGGCGAGTGGGTCATGTTCTACTCGCTGTCGCCGCGGCCGTGGGAGAGCGGCGAGTTCGGCATCGGCCTCGCCAAGTCGGACACGCCCGACGGTCCGTTCACGGACTACGGACAGATACTCGGCGACAACGATCACGAGGGCGGAGGTAGCATCGACGGCTACTTCGTCGAACACGACGGCACGCCGTACCTGTTCTGGGGGAGTTTTCAGGGCATCTACGTGACGGAACTCACCGCCGACCTGCAGGACTGGAAGCCGTCGACGCTCCAGCAGGTTGCCGGCCAAGCGTACGAGGGGACCTGCGTCTTCCGGCGGAACGGGTACTGGTATCTGTTCGTCGCGACCGGGACGTGCTGCGACGGGTACAGCAGCACCTACGAAGTAGAGGTCGGGCGGTCACAGAGTCTCTTCGGCCCCTACACCGACCCCTCCGGGACCGACATGCTGAACTACGACGCGAACAACGCCGGCGTCGCACAACTCACGGCCAACAGTCGCTTCGCCGCGCCGGGTCACGGCGACATCGCGACCGACGATAACGGCCGGGACTGGTTCGTCTACCACGCCTACGACCGCAACGATCAGGAGTACGTCGACGACGTCCCCGCGCGGCAGTTCTTCCTCGACAGGGTCGAGTGGACCGAGGACGACTGGCCTCTCATCGCCGGCGACAAGACGCCGAGCCTCCAGTCGGTGGAGCCGAACGCGAACGACACCGGCGTCCTCGACGACGGCATCTACCGAATCGCGAACGAAAACAGCGGGAAACTGCTGGAGGTCGCCGACGCGGGGACGGCCGACGGAGACAACGTCCGGCAGTGGTCGAACAGCGGATGCGCCTGCCAGCGCTGGTGGGTCGAGTACGTCGGCGGCGGCGAGTACCGCATCGTCAACCAGAACAGCAACCGCGCGCTCGACGTGACGGACGGGTCGACGGCGAACGGCGCGAGCCTCCAGCAGTGGGGGTGGTGGACGGGTCCCTCGCAGAAGTGGGAGATTGTGGAGAACGGCGACGGCACGTACAGACTCCGGAACGTCAACTCGGGAAAGGTGGCGGACGTGCTGAACGCCTCGACGGAGGACGGCGCCGACGTCGTCCAGTACGACTGGACCGGCGACGCCAACCAGCGGTGGTCGTTCGACTTCGTGAAGACCGTCCAGCCCGCGGACGACGGCCGGCCGTGGTGA
- a CDS encoding ABC transporter substrate-binding protein, with product MVKHDAGPETDRRTYIAALGTGLAAGLAGCAGGNGGGEGGTTNGSGGGGSGEWNETLEVLHGWSGGDGEAAVSALIEAFNEEYPDMETNFQAVGASANVNLNATILRRMVNNNPMSSFANWPGNNLERYRGHLMDLEKDVWEAEGYKDVMQDRAVELCTFNDKMPTVPLGSHRMNNLFYNIKVFEDAGVDPKSLDSMDALLSALKTIQEETDVTPMGQAMKAPWTVLQLWAQVLMSQSGVDAYTKFIEGNGDKQKIVEALKTVKDIQQNYITSDASSVSFTDVGGKMINGEVACMHQGNWLAGQFRSNDSFNYQEHWGWIPFPGTEGVYCYHLDSIVAPMNNPSKEETIAWEKFVGTKKAQIAFNNLKGSVPLRTDIDPSELSDFIAMTYKDLTSSEKYPPTIAHGLAVPPEQMGNCKTAMSEHMMGPYDVNAAADALLKAVSG from the coding sequence ATGGTTAAACATGACGCAGGTCCCGAAACGGACAGACGGACGTATATAGCCGCGCTCGGCACCGGACTCGCCGCCGGGTTGGCGGGCTGTGCCGGCGGGAACGGCGGGGGAGAAGGCGGCACGACGAACGGAAGCGGCGGCGGCGGCAGCGGAGAGTGGAACGAGACGCTCGAAGTGCTCCACGGCTGGTCCGGCGGCGACGGCGAAGCCGCGGTGAGCGCCCTCATCGAGGCGTTCAACGAGGAGTACCCCGACATGGAGACGAACTTTCAGGCCGTCGGGGCGAGCGCGAACGTCAATCTGAACGCGACCATCCTCCGCCGGATGGTGAACAACAACCCGATGAGTTCCTTCGCCAACTGGCCGGGGAACAACTTAGAGCGCTATCGGGGTCACCTCATGGACCTCGAGAAGGACGTCTGGGAGGCCGAGGGGTACAAGGACGTGATGCAGGACCGAGCCGTCGAACTCTGCACCTTCAACGACAAGATGCCCACCGTCCCGCTGGGGTCCCACCGGATGAACAACCTGTTCTACAACATCAAGGTGTTCGAGGACGCCGGCGTCGACCCGAAGAGCCTCGACTCGATGGACGCGTTGCTGTCGGCGCTCAAGACGATTCAGGAGGAGACGGACGTGACGCCGATGGGTCAGGCGATGAAGGCGCCGTGGACAGTGCTCCAACTCTGGGCGCAGGTCCTCATGAGCCAGTCCGGCGTCGACGCGTACACGAAGTTCATCGAGGGGAACGGAGACAAACAGAAGATCGTCGAAGCGCTGAAGACGGTCAAGGATATCCAGCAGAACTACATCACCTCGGACGCTTCCTCGGTCAGTTTCACCGACGTGGGCGGGAAGATGATAAACGGCGAAGTCGCCTGCATGCACCAAGGCAACTGGCTGGCGGGGCAGTTCCGCTCGAACGATTCGTTCAACTATCAGGAGCATTGGGGGTGGATTCCGTTCCCGGGCACGGAGGGCGTGTACTGCTACCACCTCGACTCCATCGTCGCGCCGATGAACAACCCCTCCAAGGAGGAGACCATCGCGTGGGAGAAGTTCGTCGGCACGAAGAAGGCGCAGATAGCCTTCAACAACCTGAAAGGTTCGGTTCCGCTTCGAACCGACATCGACCCGAGCGAACTGAGCGACTTCATCGCCATGACGTACAAGGACCTCACCAGTTCGGAGAAGTACCCGCCGACCATCGCGCACGGACTGGCAGTCCCGCCGGAGCAGATGGGTAACTGCAAGACGGCGATGAGCGAACACATGATGGGTCCGTACGACGTCAACGCGGCCGCGGATGCGCTCCTCAAAGCCGTCTCGGGATAG
- the xacR gene encoding HTH-type transcriptional regulator XacR, giving the protein MDAKHPVKTTEKTLALINELAERGPCGVTELADSLDMGKSAVHSHLSTLRKHQYVLKDDDDYRLGLKFLELGGNIRKSMEFYQVAEPEVKSIAAKTGELANLLVEEQGMGVYLMRSKGDQAVDLDTYAGLRTHLHTTALGKAILAHLPESRVEEIIEQHGLERKTPRSIGTREELYDAIDDIRERGYAIDDGERLEGLRCVAAPVKTSSDKVLGAISVSAPASRVSDDHLHGEFSEQVLSAANVVELNINY; this is encoded by the coding sequence ATGGACGCCAAGCACCCGGTGAAGACCACCGAGAAGACCCTCGCCCTCATAAACGAGTTGGCCGAACGTGGTCCCTGCGGTGTGACCGAGTTGGCGGACAGCCTCGACATGGGGAAGAGCGCGGTGCACAGTCACCTCTCGACGCTCCGGAAGCACCAGTACGTGTTGAAGGACGACGACGACTACCGACTCGGGTTGAAGTTCCTCGAACTCGGCGGCAACATCCGGAAATCGATGGAGTTCTACCAAGTCGCGGAACCGGAGGTGAAGTCCATCGCCGCCAAGACGGGCGAACTCGCCAATCTGCTGGTCGAAGAGCAGGGGATGGGCGTCTACCTGATGCGCTCGAAGGGCGATCAAGCCGTGGACTTAGACACCTACGCCGGACTGCGCACTCACCTCCACACCACGGCGCTGGGAAAGGCCATCCTCGCGCACCTGCCGGAGTCCCGCGTCGAGGAGATAATCGAGCAACACGGCCTCGAACGGAAGACGCCGCGGAGCATCGGCACTCGCGAGGAACTGTACGACGCGATCGACGACATCCGCGAACGCGGCTACGCCATCGACGACGGGGAGCGTCTCGAAGGGTTGCGCTGCGTCGCTGCGCCCGTCAAAACCTCCTCCGACAAGGTGTTGGGCGCGATAAGCGTCTCCGCCCCCGCGAGTCGCGTCAGCGACGACCATCTCCACGGCGAGTTCTCCGAACAGGTTCTCAGCGCGGCGAACGTCGTCGAACTCAACATCAACTACTGA
- a CDS encoding carbohydrate ABC transporter permease, whose amino-acid sequence MSQSTSDGGIDVASFVEDWNLGRIAQYTLVILFIGFFLAPLETGLMTALKTNEAVARSIPLVPPTGEGFTLGNLRFAFDRLSGAFFNSLFMAIPATLGSVLLGSMAAYGLTMVDWRAQILMLALFLIGIFMPYQAVLVPLSRFWNNIFPLASMITPLFQTLPFLQGYHANLVPLIITHIAYGIPICTILFRSYYQSLPNSLVEAGKIDGASITKIYRRIVLPISKPMFGVVFIYQFTQIYNEFLFAFTLVTGADTPEAPVTLILPAVGASTSGIDFGIRMSASFLAAIPTLIIYVAFAEQFAKGLQTESG is encoded by the coding sequence ATGTCGCAATCAACCTCTGACGGCGGAATCGACGTCGCCTCGTTCGTCGAGGACTGGAACCTCGGTCGAATCGCCCAGTATACGCTGGTGATACTCTTCATCGGCTTCTTCCTCGCACCGCTGGAGACGGGCCTGATGACGGCGCTGAAGACGAACGAAGCCGTCGCCCGGTCGATACCGCTCGTGCCGCCGACAGGAGAGGGATTCACGCTCGGGAACCTCCGGTTCGCGTTCGACAGGCTCTCGGGGGCGTTCTTCAACTCGCTTTTCATGGCCATCCCGGCGACGCTCGGTAGCGTCCTGTTAGGGAGCATGGCCGCCTACGGGCTCACGATGGTCGACTGGCGCGCCCAGATCCTGATGCTGGCGCTGTTCCTCATCGGCATCTTCATGCCGTACCAAGCCGTCTTGGTGCCGCTGTCGCGGTTCTGGAACAACATCTTCCCGCTCGCGTCGATGATCACCCCCCTGTTCCAGACGCTCCCGTTCCTGCAGGGGTACCACGCGAACCTCGTACCGCTGATAATCACTCACATCGCCTACGGGATTCCGATCTGCACGATACTGTTCCGGTCGTACTACCAGAGCCTCCCGAACTCGCTCGTCGAGGCGGGAAAGATCGACGGCGCGTCCATCACGAAGATATACCGGCGCATCGTCCTGCCCATCTCGAAGCCGATGTTCGGCGTCGTCTTCATCTACCAGTTCACCCAGATCTACAACGAGTTCCTCTTCGCGTTCACGCTGGTCACGGGCGCGGACACGCCCGAGGCACCGGTCACGCTCATCCTCCCGGCCGTCGGCGCCTCGACGTCGGGTATCGACTTCGGGATTCGGATGTCGGCGTCGTTCCTGGCCGCCATCCCGACGCTCATCATTTACGTCGCCTTCGCCGAACAGTTCGCTAAGGGTCTGCAGACGGAGAGTGGATAA